Proteins from a single region of Patulibacter sp. SYSU D01012:
- a CDS encoding 4'-phosphopantetheinyl transferase superfamily protein, producing the protein MSPVGATAGAAAAATRVAAATTAGVVTGTVVPVALAGVEVRRAPAAAVDPAALALLSPAERARLGRLRRAADRARFATGRAVARRMLGARLGVAPADVPLVLAPTVGAAAAQRPGTGRPVLPGTPLRLSIAHAGDVVLVALTDDGRAVGVDVEGGPDAARVLGPELWDAACAPAERAALAARPAAARDDAFLALWTRKEAVLKATGRGLTVPMTALTVTLGARARVTATAAPLPPADAVALADVDAGTPGYRAAVAVLPAGD; encoded by the coding sequence ATGAGCCCGGTCGGCGCGACGGCCGGGGCGGCCGCGGCGGCCACGAGGGTCGCGGCGGCCACGACGGCGGGGGTGGTGACCGGGACGGTCGTGCCCGTCGCGCTGGCGGGCGTAGAGGTCCGCCGCGCCCCGGCCGCGGCCGTCGATCCGGCCGCGCTGGCGCTGCTCTCCCCCGCCGAGCGGGCGCGCCTCGGCCGCCTGCGGCGCGCCGCGGACCGCGCCCGCTTCGCCACCGGCCGCGCGGTCGCCCGCCGCATGCTCGGCGCGCGCCTGGGCGTCGCGCCCGCGGACGTCCCGCTGGTCCTCGCCCCCACCGTCGGCGCGGCAGCCGCGCAGCGCCCCGGCACCGGCCGCCCGGTCCTTCCGGGGACGCCGTTGCGGCTGTCGATCGCGCACGCCGGCGACGTCGTCCTGGTGGCGCTGACCGACGACGGGCGTGCCGTGGGCGTGGACGTGGAGGGCGGGCCCGACGCCGCCCGCGTCCTCGGCCCCGAGCTGTGGGACGCCGCGTGCGCGCCCGCCGAGCGCGCGGCGCTCGCCGCGCGGCCGGCCGCGGCGCGCGACGACGCCTTCCTGGCGCTCTGGACGCGGAAGGAGGCGGTCCTGAAGGCCACCGGCCGCGGGCTGACCGTGCCGATGACCGCGCTGACCGTCACGCTCGGCGCCCGGGCCCGGGTGACCGCCACCGCGGCCCCGCTGCCGCCCGCGGACGCGGTGGCGCTGGCCGACGTCGACGCCGGGACGCCGGGCTACCGGGCCGCGGTGGCGGTCCTGCCGGCGGGCGACTGA